A genomic segment from Variovorax paradoxus B4 encodes:
- the ruvC gene encoding crossover junction endodeoxyribonuclease RuvC has product MRILGIDPGLLTTGFGVVDADGHALRYVASGTISTRHLGSGNLPARLKVLFDGIAEITARYQPDASAVEIIFVNVNPQSTLLLGQARGACVTSLVNSNLTVAEYTALQMKKAVAGHGQAAKAQVQEMVKRLLDLPGLPGADAADALGIAITHAQVGRSMARLAEAAELSKTHAGTYRQGRSR; this is encoded by the coding sequence ATGCGCATTCTCGGCATCGACCCCGGCCTCCTGACCACCGGCTTCGGCGTGGTGGACGCGGACGGCCACGCGCTGCGCTACGTGGCCAGCGGCACCATCAGCACGCGCCACCTGGGCAGCGGCAACCTGCCGGCGCGGCTCAAGGTGCTGTTCGATGGCATCGCGGAAATCACCGCGCGCTACCAGCCCGATGCCTCGGCGGTCGAGATCATTTTCGTCAACGTCAATCCGCAGTCGACGCTGCTGCTGGGCCAGGCACGCGGCGCCTGCGTGACCTCGCTGGTCAACAGCAATCTCACGGTGGCCGAATACACAGCGCTGCAAATGAAGAAGGCGGTGGCGGGCCACGGCCAGGCCGCCAAGGCGCAGGTGCAGGAGATGGTGAAGCGGCTGCTCGACCTGCCGGGCCTGCCGGGCGCCGATGCGGCCGACGCGCTGGGCATTGCCATCACGCATGCGCAGGTGGGCCGGTCGATGGCGCGGCTGGCCGAGGCCGCCGAGCTGTCGAAGACGCACGCCGGCACGTACCGGCAGGGACGTTCGCGCTGA
- the lpxC gene encoding UDP-3-O-acyl-N-acetylglucosamine deacetylase, whose protein sequence is MLQQRTLKSISRAVGVGLHSGQRVELTLRPAPVDTGIVFRRVDLPEPVDIRMTAEAVTDTRLASTVSTGGAKVQTVEHLMSACAGLGIDNLYIDITADEVPILDGSASSFVFLLQSAGIELQKAPRRFIRVTRKVEVREGEGANEKWASLEPYHGYKLSFEIDFDHRVVNSTGQRVEFDLGTDSYSRDIARARTFGFTKEVEYMRSKGLALGGGLDNAIVMDDTKVLNAGGLRYDDEFVKHKILDAMGDLYIIGKPLLAAYTAFRSGHALNNKLLRELLAHSDAYEVVTFEDEKRAPRGFGEVARAW, encoded by the coding sequence GTGCTGCAACAACGAACCCTCAAGTCGATCAGCCGCGCCGTGGGCGTGGGACTCCACAGTGGACAACGCGTGGAGCTGACGCTGCGCCCCGCTCCGGTGGACACCGGCATCGTGTTCCGGCGCGTCGACCTGCCCGAGCCGGTCGACATCCGCATGACCGCCGAAGCGGTGACCGACACGCGCCTGGCCTCCACCGTCTCGACCGGCGGCGCGAAGGTGCAGACGGTCGAGCACCTGATGTCGGCCTGCGCGGGCCTGGGCATCGACAACCTCTACATCGACATCACGGCCGACGAAGTGCCGATCCTCGACGGGTCGGCCTCGTCCTTCGTGTTCCTGCTGCAAAGCGCAGGCATCGAGCTGCAGAAGGCGCCGCGCCGCTTCATCCGCGTGACGCGCAAGGTCGAGGTGCGCGAGGGCGAGGGCGCCAACGAGAAGTGGGCCAGCCTGGAGCCCTATCACGGCTACAAGCTGAGCTTCGAGATCGACTTCGACCACCGCGTGGTCAATTCCACCGGCCAGCGCGTGGAGTTCGACCTCGGCACCGATTCCTACAGCCGCGACATCGCACGCGCGCGCACCTTCGGCTTCACCAAGGAAGTGGAATACATGCGCAGCAAGGGCCTGGCGCTCGGCGGCGGTCTCGACAACGCCATCGTGATGGACGACACCAAGGTGCTCAATGCCGGGGGCCTGCGCTACGACGACGAGTTCGTGAAGCACAAGATCCTCGACGCCATGGGCGATCTGTACATCATCGGCAAGCCGCTGCTCGCGGCGTACACCGCATTCCGTTCGGGCCACGCGCTCAACAACAAGCTGCTGCGCGAACTGCTGGCCCACAGCGATGCCTATGAGGTCGTCACCTTCGAAGACGAAAAGCGCGCACCGCGCGGTTTCGGCGAAGTGGCGAGGGCCTGGTAG
- a CDS encoding aminotransferase class I/II-fold pyridoxal phosphate-dependent enzyme produces MRRRRPSAAIGGHVTHHAAGAAGLYGLKTVPAPVDADGYTVDVAALARLAREVRPKLITIGGSLNLFPHPVPAIREIADSVGARLLFDAAHLSGMVAGKAWPQPLEEGAHAITMSTYKSLGGPAGGLIVSNDAALMERIDAIAYPGLTANSDAGRTAALARGLLDWKVHGKAYAAAMRETAQALARALDAEGLPVFAKARGFTQSHQFALEAARWGGGQRAAKKLAQGGLLACGIGLPIAPVEGDINGLRLGVPEIVRLGFTPDDMPQLASWIARALEGDTASVAAEVRERRTRLGSLRYIVR; encoded by the coding sequence TTGCGCCGCCGCCGGCCATCGGCGGCCATCGGCGGCCACGTCACGCACCATGCGGCCGGCGCGGCCGGGCTCTATGGGTTGAAGACGGTGCCTGCGCCGGTGGATGCCGACGGCTACACGGTCGACGTGGCCGCGCTGGCGAGACTCGCACGCGAAGTGAGGCCGAAGCTCATCACCATCGGCGGCAGCCTGAATCTCTTTCCGCACCCGGTGCCGGCGATCCGCGAGATCGCGGACAGCGTGGGCGCCAGGCTGCTGTTCGACGCCGCGCACCTCTCGGGCATGGTGGCCGGCAAGGCCTGGCCGCAGCCGCTCGAGGAGGGGGCGCATGCGATCACCATGAGCACCTACAAGAGCCTCGGCGGTCCGGCGGGCGGGTTGATCGTGTCGAACGACGCGGCGCTGATGGAGCGCATCGACGCCATCGCCTACCCCGGCCTCACGGCCAACTCCGATGCGGGACGCACCGCGGCGCTGGCCCGCGGCCTGCTCGACTGGAAGGTGCACGGCAAGGCCTATGCCGCGGCAATGCGCGAGACCGCGCAGGCGCTGGCACGCGCCCTCGACGCCGAGGGCTTGCCGGTGTTCGCGAAGGCGCGCGGCTTCACGCAGTCGCACCAGTTCGCGCTCGAGGCCGCGCGGTGGGGCGGTGGGCAGCGCGCTGCGAAGAAACTGGCGCAAGGCGGTTTGCTGGCCTGCGGCATCGGCCTTCCGATCGCACCGGTGGAAGGGGACATCAACGGCCTGCGTCTCGGCGTGCCGGAGATCGTGCGGCTGGGCTTCACGCCCGACGACATGCCGCAGCTTGCGTCGTGGATCGCGCGTGCGCTGGAAGGCGATACGGCGTCCGTGGCAGCCGAGGTGCGCGAGCGCCGCACGCGGCTGGGCAGCCTGCGCTACATCGTGCGCTGA
- the ftsZ gene encoding cell division protein FtsZ — translation MTIEMIEVEEFNQGTQIKVIGVGGGGGNAVAHMMERGVQGVQFVCANTDAQALQRSNAHKIIQLGTSGLGAGSKPDKGRDAAEAAVDDIRAAIDGAHMLFITAGMGGGTGTGAAPVIARVAKEMGILTVGVVTKPFDWEGGRRMTNADAGLAELEANVDSLIVVLNEKLLDVLGEDITQDEAFAHANDVLKNAVGGISEIINEYGGVNVDFEDVRTVMGEPGKAMMGTAAAAGPDRARIAAEQAVACPLLEGIDLSGAKGVLVLVTASKGSLKLNESKLAMNTIRAYASPDAHVIYGAAYDESLGDQMRVTVVATGLSRADARRQAPTLEVIRTGTDNIPFNVPTLGAGHAGHAGHGGGNQPNYDGMAVPSVWRTNRTMAAAKVDALSSGGMDDFEIPAFLRRQAD, via the coding sequence ATGACCATCGAAATGATCGAAGTCGAAGAATTCAACCAAGGCACTCAGATCAAGGTGATCGGAGTCGGCGGCGGCGGCGGCAATGCCGTGGCGCACATGATGGAGCGTGGCGTGCAGGGCGTGCAGTTCGTCTGCGCCAACACCGACGCGCAGGCACTGCAGCGCAGCAACGCGCACAAGATCATCCAGCTGGGCACCAGCGGACTGGGCGCGGGCAGCAAGCCCGACAAGGGCCGTGATGCAGCCGAAGCCGCGGTGGACGACATCCGCGCCGCCATCGACGGCGCGCACATGCTCTTCATCACGGCCGGCATGGGCGGCGGCACCGGCACCGGCGCGGCACCCGTGATCGCGCGCGTGGCCAAGGAAATGGGCATCCTCACGGTGGGCGTGGTGACCAAGCCCTTCGACTGGGAGGGCGGTCGCCGCATGACCAACGCCGACGCCGGCCTGGCCGAGCTCGAGGCGAACGTCGACTCGCTGATCGTGGTGCTCAACGAGAAGCTGCTCGACGTGCTGGGCGAGGACATCACCCAGGACGAAGCCTTCGCGCATGCCAACGACGTGCTCAAGAACGCGGTGGGCGGCATCTCGGAAATCATCAACGAGTACGGCGGCGTGAACGTCGACTTCGAAGACGTGCGCACCGTGATGGGCGAGCCCGGCAAGGCCATGATGGGCACGGCCGCCGCTGCTGGCCCGGACCGCGCGCGCATCGCCGCCGAGCAGGCCGTGGCCTGCCCGCTGCTCGAAGGCATCGACCTCTCGGGCGCCAAGGGCGTGCTGGTGCTGGTGACCGCATCGAAGGGTTCGCTGAAGCTGAACGAGTCGAAGCTCGCGATGAACACCATCCGCGCCTACGCCTCGCCCGATGCGCACGTGATCTACGGTGCGGCCTACGACGAAAGCCTGGGCGACCAGATGCGCGTGACGGTGGTCGCCACCGGCCTCTCGCGCGCTGATGCGCGCCGCCAGGCACCGACGCTCGAAGTGATCCGCACCGGCACCGACAACATCCCGTTCAACGTGCCCACGCTCGGCGCCGGCCATGCGGGCCACGCCGGCCACGGCGGTGGCAACCAGCCGAACTACGACGGCATGGCCGTTCCCAGCGTGTGGCGCACGAACCGCACCATGGCCGCGGCCAAGGTGGATGCGCTGTCGTCGGGCGGCATGGACGACTTCGAGATTCCGGCATTCCTGCGCCGTCAAGCCGATTGA
- a CDS encoding phosphatidate cytidylyltransferase, producing MNQFLRSLTPTQQVAALFLIVFGLLVIASTAALFLSFKERRNPVHDAAWQAELAHYRKLLGTTWFMVIVFWVGWALGETVATVLFALIAFFALREFITLSPTRRGDHRSLILAFFVVLPIQFWLVATARFDLFTVFIPVYVFLAIPVASALADDPSHFLERNAKLQWGIMVCVYGMSHVPALLLLSFPGYEGKSAFLVFFLVFVVQTSVLVQHVISRRTQRKPFAPNVSRSFNWTSWGIGIVVASLVGALFSFITPFKFGQALAVSVIACISGSMGHLVMKALKRDRGIPNWGKKGVGVTGANGLLDRVDALCFAAPIFFHSIRWYFNL from the coding sequence ATGAACCAGTTCCTGCGCAGCCTCACCCCGACCCAGCAGGTCGCGGCCCTGTTCCTCATCGTCTTCGGCCTGCTCGTGATCGCGAGCACCGCGGCCCTCTTCCTGAGCTTCAAGGAACGCCGCAACCCCGTGCACGACGCCGCCTGGCAGGCCGAGCTCGCGCACTACCGCAAGCTGCTGGGCACCACCTGGTTCATGGTGATCGTGTTCTGGGTCGGCTGGGCCCTTGGCGAGACGGTGGCCACCGTGCTGTTCGCGCTCATCGCGTTCTTCGCACTGCGCGAGTTCATCACGCTCTCGCCCACGCGGCGCGGCGACCATCGCAGCCTGATCCTGGCCTTCTTCGTCGTGCTGCCAATCCAGTTCTGGCTCGTCGCCACCGCGCGCTTCGACCTGTTCACCGTGTTCATTCCGGTCTACGTGTTCCTCGCGATCCCGGTCGCAAGTGCACTGGCCGACGACCCGAGCCATTTCCTCGAGCGCAACGCCAAGCTGCAGTGGGGCATCATGGTCTGCGTCTACGGCATGAGCCATGTGCCCGCACTGCTGCTGCTGAGCTTTCCGGGCTACGAGGGCAAGAGCGCCTTTCTCGTGTTCTTCCTGGTGTTCGTGGTGCAGACCTCGGTGCTGGTGCAGCACGTGATCTCGCGCCGCACCCAGCGCAAGCCGTTCGCGCCCAACGTGAGCCGCAGCTTCAACTGGACCAGCTGGGGCATCGGCATCGTGGTGGCCAGCCTGGTGGGCGCGCTGTTCTCGTTCATCACGCCCTTCAAGTTCGGCCAGGCCCTCGCGGTGTCCGTCATCGCCTGCATCTCGGGCTCCATGGGCCACCTCGTGATGAAGGCGCTCAAGCGCGATCGCGGCATTCCCAACTGGGGCAAGAAAGGCGTGGGCGTGACCGGCGCCAACGGCCTGCTCGACCGCGTCGATGCGCTGTGCTTCGCAGCCCCGATCTTCTTTCACTCGATCCGCTGGTACTTCAACCTCTGA
- a CDS encoding LysR family transcriptional regulator — protein sequence MPLAPPRPRLPPHTAVRAFEAAARHGSFSRAAEELFVTPAAVAQQIKTLETWAGGALFERHSQGIRLSAHGRRALPALSAAVDQLGLAVQALRHETQTAARRSTLQVAALPAMAQLWLSPRLSRLKAALPGVQVSVTALEQPPNFRREPFDLGLFYARAGDRIETAVGAQGMLLARDRLVPVCSPRLQQALPSGRPRPLGDLIEVLARCGGLHDTVWHDDWARWLRAVRPGTTAAEADALAAGPDFSLYSLALQAALDGEGVLMGRERLVAPLLAQGRLHAPWGRPKALGDTLMLLVPAHRKGALLAQQVQALQTLAD from the coding sequence ATGCCGCTCGCACCACCCCGCCCTCGCCTGCCCCCGCACACGGCCGTTCGCGCCTTCGAGGCTGCGGCACGCCACGGCAGCTTCTCGCGCGCCGCCGAAGAGCTGTTCGTCACGCCGGCCGCCGTCGCGCAGCAGATCAAGACGCTGGAGACCTGGGCCGGTGGCGCGCTGTTCGAGCGGCACAGCCAGGGCATTCGGCTCAGCGCGCACGGACGGCGCGCACTGCCCGCCCTCAGCGCCGCGGTCGACCAGCTCGGCCTCGCGGTGCAGGCACTGCGGCACGAAACGCAAACCGCCGCGCGCCGCAGCACGCTGCAGGTCGCGGCCCTGCCGGCGATGGCGCAGCTGTGGCTGTCGCCGCGGCTTTCGCGGCTCAAGGCGGCGCTGCCCGGCGTGCAGGTGTCCGTGACGGCGCTCGAGCAGCCGCCGAACTTCCGCCGCGAACCTTTCGACCTCGGCCTCTTCTATGCACGCGCCGGCGATCGCATCGAAACGGCCGTCGGCGCGCAGGGCATGCTGCTCGCACGCGACCGGCTCGTGCCGGTGTGCAGCCCGCGCCTCCAGCAGGCGCTGCCAAGCGGCCGTCCGCGCCCGCTCGGCGACCTGATCGAAGTGCTGGCGCGCTGCGGCGGATTGCACGACACCGTGTGGCACGACGACTGGGCGCGCTGGCTGCGGGCCGTGCGCCCCGGCACCACCGCGGCGGAGGCCGATGCACTGGCGGCCGGCCCGGACTTCTCGCTCTACAGCCTTGCGCTGCAGGCGGCGCTCGACGGCGAAGGCGTGCTCATGGGCCGCGAACGGCTGGTGGCGCCGCTGCTCGCGCAAGGCAGGCTGCATGCGCCCTGGGGGCGGCCGAAGGCATTGGGCGACACGCTCATGCTGCTGGTGCCCGCGCACCGCAAGGGCGCGCTGCTGGCGCAGCAGGTGCAGGCGTTGCAGACCCTGGCCGACTGA
- the ftsA gene encoding cell division protein FtsA, translated as MPKEYKDLVVGLDIGTAKVMVVVAEVLPGGELKLAGLGIAPSNGLKRGVVVNIDATVQSIQQALKEAELMADCKISRVYTGITGSHIRGINSSGMVAVKDKEVTPADVARVVETARAINISSDQRLLLVEPQEFVIDGQDVKEPIGMSGMRLEAKVHIVTGAQSAAENIIKCVRRCGLEVDQLMLNPLASSQAVLTEDERELGVVLVDIGAGTTDVAIFTNGAIRHTAVIPIAGDLITSDIAMALRTPTKDAEDIKVENGYAKQLLADPDTQVEVPGLGDRGPRMLSKQALAGVIEPRIEEIFSLVQQVVRESGYEEVLSSGVVLTGGSAVMPGMVELGEDIFLKPVRRGIPKYSSALSDMVAQPRAATVMGLLEEARFARMRGFKVAQKNGSVKTAFGRFKDFIVGNF; from the coding sequence ATGCCCAAAGAATACAAAGACCTGGTTGTCGGACTCGACATCGGAACCGCCAAGGTGATGGTGGTCGTCGCCGAGGTGCTGCCTGGCGGCGAACTCAAGCTGGCGGGACTCGGCATTGCGCCGAGCAATGGCCTCAAGCGCGGCGTGGTGGTCAACATCGACGCCACGGTGCAGAGCATCCAGCAGGCCTTGAAGGAGGCCGAGCTGATGGCCGACTGCAAGATCAGCCGCGTCTACACCGGCATCACCGGCAGCCACATCCGCGGCATCAATTCGAGCGGCATGGTGGCAGTGAAGGACAAGGAAGTCACGCCCGCCGACGTGGCCCGCGTGGTGGAAACCGCGCGCGCCATCAACATCTCGAGCGACCAGCGCCTCCTGCTGGTGGAGCCGCAGGAGTTCGTGATCGACGGCCAGGACGTGAAGGAGCCGATCGGCATGAGCGGCATGCGGCTGGAGGCCAAGGTGCACATCGTGACCGGCGCGCAGAGCGCGGCCGAGAACATCATCAAGTGCGTGCGCCGCTGCGGCCTCGAGGTCGACCAGCTGATGCTGAACCCGCTGGCCTCGAGCCAGGCGGTGTTGACAGAGGACGAGCGCGAGCTCGGCGTGGTGCTGGTGGACATTGGCGCGGGCACCACCGACGTGGCCATCTTCACCAACGGCGCGATCCGCCACACCGCCGTGATCCCGATCGCCGGCGACCTGATCACCAGCGACATCGCGATGGCGCTGCGCACGCCCACCAAGGACGCGGAAGACATCAAGGTCGAGAACGGGTACGCCAAGCAGCTCCTGGCCGACCCCGACACTCAGGTTGAAGTGCCGGGCCTGGGCGACCGCGGGCCGCGCATGCTGAGCAAGCAGGCGCTGGCCGGCGTGATCGAGCCGCGCATCGAGGAAATCTTCTCGCTGGTGCAGCAGGTGGTGCGCGAGTCGGGCTACGAAGAGGTGCTGTCCTCGGGTGTGGTGCTCACGGGCGGCAGCGCGGTGATGCCGGGCATGGTCGAACTCGGCGAAGACATTTTCCTGAAGCCGGTGCGGCGAGGCATTCCGAAGTATTCGAGCGCGCTCTCCGACATGGTGGCGCAGCCGCGCGCCGCCACCGTGATGGGCCTGCTCGAGGAAGCCCGCTTCGCACGCATGCGCGGCTTCAAGGTCGCGCAGAAGAACGGATCCGTAAAGACTGCGTTCGGACGTTTCAAGGACTTCATCGTGGGGAACTTCTGA